The DNA sequence GTTCAATGACTCAATGCCACAGTGACTCGGCacaaatctgtgtgtgtcaggtgtgttGCAGCAGTGTTGCACCAGCTGCACTTCCACACTGCACCACCAGAGACCACTGGAGACCACAGCAGACTATAGCTGAGGTGGCTTTACCACCAGAATGTTTACTCCTACATGGAAACATCTatcttacctataggccagtaagcagtggggattgatgtttgctaataatatgttggatacatgttaagacttttcaaaaattaacaataatttggatgcccgcctgcattgactctgaagACCAGCTAGGGGGCCCGAAGATCCCTGATTTAGAGttataacagtgtgtgtgtgtgtgtgtgtgtgtgtgtgtgtgtgtgtgtgtgtgtgtgtgtgtgtgtgtgtgtgtgtgtcatgatgACTCATGTTAACAGGAAATGACAATGGGACCATCTCTGTGAACATTAAAGAGCTGATAATTAGATATGAGAATCTGCTTCTCTTTGTTTCATATCAGAGTATGTTACTGGGTTTTTGTAACTGATACTAATATTGATCACATTGGTTACAAAAACAAGATAATCATATATTGGCCGATGTATATCGATGTTTGGAATGCCGTTATCAAGCCTCGAGTTTGGCAATTTTCTTGGTTTTTTGAAACCAGATGTGAAGATTTTTAACAAGAGGTTGAAACTGGGTAGGATGAGCCACTGctgtttatggttgcaatggcgcTGTGCGTTTCTGTAAAGTTGCTGATTTTTAACCCTTCTGAAGCAAGTCAGATTTTCCGGTGGCTAAACGTGGATCTCCGGCTACTGCCACCATTCATCTGCATATATACGGCAGTACAGAAAATCAGCAAATTTGTtgattgttgtgtgttttttaatacTCAGGGAGTACCAATGTAGTTTCATTGTAATACAGTACAACGTTTAATACAGTGGTGTAATGACAATAAATGCGATCCTCAGCGTACtgccgccattcatctgcatatATGGCAGAAGAGAAAATCAGCAAATTTTCCCTAAAGCTACCAGCTAACGCcagcagtagctagctagcatggttggcagaacgctgaacaagacattttcaagCGACCAACAATGTTCCAACTTTTAAACTCCTAACCCTAACTTTAAAGAAGTGAAAACaaacagtgagagggtcaaaatttaagatgaaaacacggacaacacccaaaacaagttcacagCTATTGTATTATCCACtgtgccatggttagcattgctaagccagAGTGTTTAGCAAAGCcgctaaagcatcccctgctttattgtctattttaaaataaatgggaccataatttacaaaatgaacatcatgccctattgaagacttgaaactagcgattgaggccataaactcattatgaaaatgtttgagGTAATGAATCAAGTGAGGAGTAGGGTAATTTTCCCATAGAAACTGACTTCTTTTTGTAATCAGAGGAGTTGCCCCCTGTTggatgcaggtttaaggcacttccgcattggcttcacttgtCAGGTATTTTTAAAGTCCATGGTCATCACACATCTCAACGCTGGTAAATAAAGTTCAGAAATGGCTGTATTTCTTAAGGAAAGGTGATTGTTTTGATCTAAAACAATAAAGAATGAAATGAAGAATTAagtttttattgtattaattcTAGCAGTGCTGTCTTAGCTGTGCTGTAGAGATTTTTCTGAGCATGTGCAAGATTGATTTTGTTCAAACTGCTGCACCATGAGTGAGATGCGTTaaattaaagggatagtttggattttTTGAAGTGAGGTTATATGAGGTTTCCCGGGGGCATTGCAGAGGGTCATTAAGGCAGCCTAGAAGATCATCGGAGTTCAACTAACAGCAGTCAGCGCCATCTCTGAGGCTCGATGCCAAAGCAGGGCCACTAACATCGCCTGTGACCCGACCCACCCTACTCACCACCTCTTCAGGCTCCTACCATGTTGTAGGAGATTCAGGACCATACACGCCCGGACCACTagactgaaaaacagtttcTTCCTGTAAGCAGTGAAACTGTTTAATGGTTCCTACTCTGATATCACACTTCATCAAACCAATAAGTAagttatttatctatttattactGAGGCTGCTAACTTATCGGTAATGTGCAATACCTTATCTGTTATCTGTTAACTGCaatgttttgttgtgtgttttgtaatACTCAGGGAGTACCAACGTAATTTTATGTAATACTTTCAGACAGTGGTGCAATGACAACAAAGCTGCAAATGTCTAATGACAATTATTAGattgtatatataataatatatacataatattGATGCATCAATATATAAGCAGCATTTAGTTAAGCACTACAAACATACTGTGTATGCTTGCGTAATGATGACTCTTGGCAACAGTAGATGGCAATGAGATTACCTCTTTGAACCTTATAGAGCTGATAACTTTCATTTCTTAGATATGAGAAGcttctctttgtttcatttcattgAAAATAGAGTCTGACAGAATTGATTGTGCTTCAAAAGCAggagatttaaaaaatgtacatttgtttgaataatgtttTGCCTGTGAATTGGGGAGGATGACGCAGCCAAGCCAGTGTTTTTTGTTCAGCACAATTATAATGAAACTCAACAGAAACTTCTACACGTCACCAAACACAGAAGTCTCGGGACAAAGTCATGCCCTATAGGTACAGCACTTGGCTGTGAGGAACACCAAATTCTGGCCTCCATAATGCAACCAACTTGCCAATGTGTCACTAAGAGAAGGATTGATCTGAAGCAATCTGTCCAATATGCTGTTTAAAGACCAGTAAACATCACTGTAGCAGCATCAAAACAGAAAACTGATGCTAATGAAGTATTTGCTTTGGTTTTGTAGTCTCTAGTAAAGAGGAGACTGGAAATGACGGGAGAAACACAAAGGAGATGACATGCAACAATGATCCGGCTGGATTCAAACATAGAAGGTTATGATCACGTTGTACAGTACAAGTCTTAGGACATTAGCCCACCAGGAACAATCGTGTAAAGAAAAAAGATGAAACTTTGGTCTAACAGCGGCTATGATAAAGTTCCACCACCTTGCATGACTCACTGGAAACCaaaaggtatatatatatatatatatatatatatatatatatatatatagagcgTCAttgtgacacacagacagagagagttttCCCTTCGTGGCAGACTCAGAACCTCCactgagagagaagaaaagagaagaaataacTGGAATACTGATACTTCAACCTGCTGCTGACTTAACACAGGTGTATAAAGTaatagagacccatacttgagtaaaagtactagtgctctatcaaaaaagtgacttgagtagaagtagaagtgctctttaagcacaacacttaagtagaagtattacattattcaacattttttgaacttaagtattgcaagtagtttattttaaaatgtactactcaagtactgatagtaaaagtacaagtattgtgttatttaattattcaagaaagcagtcaaaagtttttaatatcatattgtttatattatgtcaaatgtttagccaaggCTAACATTAggagccaaaggaattaacaaatattaattatattaaaaacaacaaatattaacaaatactgaaataaaatttacaattatcacactgtgcaagttaaatgaacatcctctccagcacagtaacgattaaagccccCCAAAACGcatcacacactagctagtagCATGTGTGATGTAgctacaggaaagttagcaagctagcaacatacaCGTTGGCTGTATGTACGTTGGccgcctacttgcacacttcaaacacttagttttaagtatatagtgtagataacgcaaaaagtcagtgcactgaaagtacccggatgaccccctaaaaacggtcaaaaagttcagtgtggaacgatggcGCACTAAAtgggcgccatcttgactacgcagcggaaaggggagggaccagggacgtcgactggcagctgattggacgaacgcatcacatgggtctggcttctcccggatttcacaacagagcataatggcggctcgttcagaatacgatctcgaattttacaaaaatagttaacCTAAACgtgtttttgaaaacattttaagcgagaaataggccgtgcagttgctgaatgtcttcatttcagatcaacaaaggtcagtttaagagattttcgtcagattttcagAGGCAGCGGGGCGAGCCgaccgctcgtcatttccggtaagtatTTGAACATAAGTGTTCCGTTTGGGACAACACTAACCAtccaaagtgggcactacggcagtaagtggtcagtgcacattagcagtatactgacagaagtgtgcggtttgagacacagccatacactagcagcttcacattaCAGGGTCAAACTCACTGCAGAcagaaacaactcaggaatagcttcatctgctgcaaaaatggctaaatagaaagagtacaaacttacatcgtctctgacttctgaacgggcaaccgcaatgaaaagaaacacgacgcgATCTCAGGATTTCTTACGTAAATTATTACCTAACTAACGTACACACACTGACCTACACAGTCTctgtagcgtgaggaattcacaacagtaatgagtaacgatgcagcacataaaaaatctatcggagtaaaagtattaaactcatcgaaaatatgtactcaagtaaaagtggaagtaggaggaaaaaaataatactccagtagagtacagatacagccttttagtacttaagtagagtagtgaagtagttctacttcgttactatacagctctggttCTAGTTGATATAAAAGCATGACTAACTCAACTAAAAGATGCTGTTTGCCTGCTCTGTTTTCAGCATTTAACAAGCGCAATGGCTTCCATAATAGAAGAAGATCTCTCCTGTTCTGTCTGCCATGAAATCTTCAAAGATCCGGTTGTCCTGTCATGTAGCCACAGCTTCTGCAAAGACTGTCTCCAGGACTGGTGGACAaggacacaaatacaaaagtgtCCAGTTTGTAAGAGGAAGTCATCAAGGAGTCAACCACCTCATAACCTGGCATTAAAGAACCTGTGTGAGACCTTCTTATTGAAGAAAGATCAGAGAGGTTCAGCAGGGTCTGAGACTCTCTGCAATCTGCACTCTGGGAAACTCAAACTCTTCTGTCTTGACCATCAGCAGCCAGTGTGTGTCATTTGCAGagattcaaaaactcaccataACCACAGATTCAGACCCATCGATGAAGTTGCAGAGGATCACAAAAAGGAGCTCCAGAAATCTCTGAAGCCCTTACGGGAGAAACTGAAGCTCTTTAAAGAAGTTAAAGGAAACTGTGATCAAACAGCAGAGCACATTAAGGTCCAGGCCGGACACACGGAGAAGCAGATTAGGGAGCAGTTTAAGAAGCTTTACCGGTTTCtacaagaggaagaggaggccaggATCTGTGctctgagggaggaagaggagcagaagagtcagaggatgaaggagaagatTGAGGCTCTGAGCAGAGAGATAGCAGCTCTTTCAGACACAGAGGAGAGGCTGAGAGCTGAAGACGTCTCTTTCCTGCAGAACTACAAGGCTGCAGTGGAGAGAGTCCAGCAGCCCCCGCTGGATGATCCACAGCTGATCTCAGGAGCTCTGATAGACGTGGCCAAACACCTGGGCAACCTGAGCTCcaacatctggaacaagatGGCGGTGATGGTCTCCTACACTCCTGTGATTCTGGATCCAAACTCTGCTCATCCAGAACTCGTCCTGTCTGAAGATCTGACCAGTGTGAGACGTGAAAAGAGACAGAAGCTTCCTGACAATCCAGAGAGGTTTAATGCCTTTCACCCTGTTCTGGGCTCTGAGGGCTTTGATTCTGGGACTCACAGCTGGGACGTTGAGGTTGGAGACAGTGCAGCCTGGTTTCTGGGTGTAGCAGCAGAGTCTGTCGAGAGGAAAAGCACAACATGGTCTGGAATATGGAGAATAGGATTCTTTAATGGCATCTATAAAGCCTTCTCCCCGTCAGCCTCGCCAACTGTTCTCCGTATCCAGAAGAAGCTCCAGAGGCTCCGAGTTGATCTAGACAGGGACAGAGGAGAGCTGTCATTCTCTGATTTTTTTACTGAGAAGCTGTTTCCATACATTAGCAATGGCGATAAATTCCCAATCATAATTTTACCATATGAGGATGAGGATGACAATTATGACTAGTAGTACACTCATACTGTACATCATTCAACTTCTTAAAAGGGGAATACCATGTGATTTAATCTAATGTTATGTCCTTGTATTTGGCCCTAAATGAAAAGTCAAATAGTAGAACTGACATAAGAAAAACAATTTGAGACAAACACAGGacaactgtactgtacattttcacaaattttcagatttgttgttgtggtggtggtgattaAGGAACTAAAGTTGTCTCTGATTTTACTCTCATTGTAAGtagtattgtttttattattttaaagagGTTTTTCGCTGTAACACACAAAGAGCAAGATAAGATTGTGGGCCGACAGCATTGTGGATCATTTGCATGCAAGTTAAACAGTCCACTTTTTTGGTTGAGTGCTTTCTAGGTATCAGTAGTGAAATGCTGTATAACAGTTTAGGATTATTACTGTATGTTTCATTAAATTTCTCATTAACATATGAATACAAATGTTAGTGCAAATagttttttatagttttataatGTTCTCTATTGTCGAGGCACACTGAgtaattttgtttttctattctgTGCATTTTTTCCTTTGTACATTGAACTCTTAAAGCCTGCATAACTGATGATGTATGTTTGATTTTTAATCAGCAACCTACCTGCGGGGATTGTTTTTATCTTAtctagacagacaggcaggcaggcaggcaggcaggcagacagacagaccataCATTAGCAATAGCAAAAAATTCCCTATTACGATTTTACCAGAGGTGGTGGGGCGGCCTATAGCTCACGTGGTAGAGCACGCACGCATGTATGCTCAGTCCTTGCCAGCAGCCTGGATTCGAATCCGACCCGAGGCTCTTTGGTGCATGTCATccgccctctctctccccatttcctgtctctcttcagCTGTTCTAAATAAAGGAAAACCCCTACAAATGGATGAGGATGACAATTATGGTTGTCAGTATATGCATACTCTACGTCACTCAACTTCTTAAAAGGGGAATACCATGTGATTTAATCTAATGTTATTTCATTGTACTTGACCCTACATATGAAAGTCAAATAGGAGAACTGACTGACAagagaaaacaacaaacattaGAGACAAACATGGGACAACTGTACTCATGAGAataatgtaacttttaaattgtCACTCATTTTATCTTCTTTTGTGTTCAGATTTGTTGCTGTGGTCTGTGGTGGTGGTGATTTAGGAACTGAAGCCATTTCTGCTTTTATGGTCAATGTACGTTTACAGGGATACTTCAACAGAACAGATTTATTGTTAATGTTAGTAATAACGCCAGTGTTTTCCTACTCTCCTACCATGTCACAATTTAAGGCCAATTGTCCAAATTAAGCAAAAGCAGATCCCGCTGGGGGGTTGTTATTGCCCAATACAGTCACTGTGCAGAAAGACTGCATGTGTCCCCACAAAATGTAAGTGTTTAAAGAGTGCTGTAATGTGATGTATACCACCTACTTACATTTTACTCTGCTACCCACCCACGAGGCCAAGTTTGGTTTTAAATGGTTGATTGGGTTCGCTTGGAAAAAGTAATTTCATCGCCACAAGTTTAGGTTGAGTCATCAAAAAATATGTTTGCCTTTTtagaggaaaagagaagagacaCATATTTAGCATGTCCAAGACATAAATATGAGGAtgaaaacttggaaaaagttattttttaatttcactGTGTCATTAGACTTGGTTTTTGTCTTGATTGTGCATGCCGCTATGTTTGGCTGTAGTTTTAAATTTtggtattgtttttattatttagttttCCACTGTGTCACATAAGGAGCAGATATGTGCAGAGCTTTAGATTGTGCCTATGGGGGAGTATTGCAtgcaaatttaatttaatcatAACAGTTCTCTTTTGTTTACAGCAAGTGCTTTCTACTGTAAGTGTCATTGGTGTTGTATAAtggtttaaaggtgccctgccacacgtatttcattactttgtggtaatgtctgaagttctaccatggactgtATAACATTTTTTTgaggaaaaaatgccttggttaccttgtatCAAACCATTTTAGTGTGGTATAAAAAGCCTGCacgaagactcagctcgatttgtgccagttctcattaatattcaacgagttaagctgcttgactctgattggcaaacagctagccaatgagagcctggctatcagcatcctttacccagcacaATTGGACGAGCTCaggaatagtaatgagctcaggcaatataaTGTCAGACTgtccagcttttgtaattggtgtgatttctctgcttatttcttttcagtggctagagctgacaaagaaggtagcagttcattttcacattcacaacataacacaaacacaacatatttcaaaaaatgcaaataaaaacggttttgtgtggcagggcacctttaagatcATTATGTTTCAGTTAATTTCTCATAACAATACCAATACTGCATTTAGAGTCACTTGTCTCTAATAGTTTATAATGTTCTTTATTGTTGAGGCAGTGTAAGTATAGTATAATTTTCTTTGCTATGAACATTTAAAACCCACATAACATGTGGGTGATGATAATGTATGTTAACCTTTTCAATCTGTGACCTGCTGTGattgtttttgtcttcttttgaaTACGGTCATTTTACATAAAGAATTAAGTGAAGAAAGAAATCTgtatacagaaataaaaataaaaaaacgagtGTAtaatgaacgtgtgtgtgtgtgtgtgtgtggacgatGATGTAGATACATCAGTGTTTTTCCCCCCATCATTGTGATGTCACCAGGAGGTTGTTAACCCGATTGGTAGGCAATGGATGGTACCTGGATGGTTTTTTATAGGAACACACGTAGGAAGTGTCATTATGGTATTTTTGTCCGCTTACCTCAGAATGATAAATCACTttcaggagacagagagagagagaaagagagagagagatagtgtgtgtgtgtgtgtgtgtgtgtgtgtgtgtgtgtgtgtgtgtgtgtgtgtgtgtgtgtgtgtgtgtgtgtgtgtgtgtgcgcgcgtgcgtgtgttttATCAGATCTGCCTCCCAGACAGTACGCAGGACGTCAGCAGCCATTTGTGATGAGTCCATTTCCGAATGCAGACCTGCCAAACAGCCTTGTGACCAGACAGGATGACTGATGATTCATCTCCCCGGACCTGCTTGGGTTTTGGAATTATGGATCAGTATACGTGGCAAGtaatctgtaaataaataagaatgtaTTACCTAATTATATATGTTAATGTAAcctgaaaacaacaaaacatatcAATATAAATGCATAAAAGGTAGCACATCTCAAGCTTCCAAGTTAAACAGGACaaagctcagttggtagagcaggcacacatatatagaggtttactcctcgacgcagtggccgagggttcgactccgacgTGTGggcctttgttgcatgtcattccccctctctctcccctttcatgtctttatctgtcctgtggaattaaaggcctaaaatgccccaaaaaatactttaaaaagaaaagaaaaggacaaCATAGTATCACTTAAATAAGTGAAATTAAAGTACGTAGTGAGCTATTTACTTCATTAGCATCTGAGTGAATGTTCTTTTTGCACCTATTCGGACCATCCTATTCACGTTTCCAACTccccaatcacaattgtctttcTATGTGCTAAAGATGCatgtcattttatatttttatatatatcgcTACACACTCTTAACGTATGGCCTACACTAACACACTGCTTTTAAAGTCACATGCTTCCAGAAACAAATAGGCCTAATTTAAGACTATCTTATAATAATCtagtcaaataaaaaataaatgagctAAAACTAGAATAGAGACTAGAGAACTATGACTACAGTACAACTCCTGTATAATAGACTGAATTGGCTTGGAATGTAGTTGgttcaatgtaaaaaaaaaataaagaaattctTTGATGTGCGCTAATAAAACTACTTTTCTCTAGTTTAGCTGGCTACATGTCTCTGGGAGATAGCAAATGGTGGCTTAGCTCTCTCACTACACTGTGAAGGAAGCGCCATCTCATGGTGAAACCCTGCAAGTGAACGAATGGGTGTGTTTACGGCTTGGAGGGGAGATTCTAGGTGGCTTCATCTGTATTTCAGCTCTGGATGACTCTGTTACAAGCCGTGCAGAGCTCTAAGATCATCTGGGAAAGGCCTACTCACTGCAGGGTCAGTACCAAACATGCAGAAGCAGCTTTTAGTTTTTAAGCACCGCAGTTATGGAATAAACTTCCAACTTCCAATACTTAGGATCTGGCCCAACCCTGTGTTCTTCTAAATCAAGACTTAAAACTTTTCTgttctacattttttttcctgtcattTAGAGAAGGTCATTCCTACGCCTCTATGCTTTATAAGTCTTTTAaattttgtttgcttttgctttgtttttgtttttataattgttGGATTTTATGTTCTATTtgctttgtatgtgtatgtgtaactTTGAATTGCTTTTGTGTATGAACTGTgctatataaaaataattgcCTTGCCTTGGTCCTCCTTTACTTGGGAACTTGAGATGTGCTAACTTTTCTTCAATTATTGGAACATGCCTTTTGGATTTTGGGTTTAGAACTCCACGAGAACCTCTTTTTGTTGAAgcgcaagattttttttttttgggcatttccgcctgtaattgataggacagttgAGATATGAAAGGGTAGAGAGGGTAAGACATGCAAGAAACAGACTCGAatcctggaccttctgcatcaaagaataaacctctacatatgtgcaccctctctaccaactgagctactcGGCCACACAACCTCCTTTCCCAACTCAAACATAAATGTATATTAAACATTTATCAATATACAATCAGTGTGTAATTGATTATAATATAATCCATCTACCAATAAATAATCCAATCCCGTCAATTTGCTGATGAAGCTTTGAAAAAGATAGTAAGTGGACGTTGAGTTGAGATTAGTTGTCACACATTGTTGCATTATACTGTTACCTTTGCCAGACAATGTCTAATCTTACAAGCAAGACTGTCGAAGAAGTCGTGAAGTCCATGCTTAAAGGCACAGTTCACCcaaatttcaaaaacaaaatatacatttactcaTCTTTCGTAGTGCCGTGCCATGCAGGTAGTTTTGGTGTAATATGTCCAGGATTTGAGATATTTCTATTGCTGCTATTTCTTATTATGGAAAGGGACACCGTTTCTGGAAAGAGAtgtcaaacatttttaaaagtaattttgcATGTCTCACTAAGGGCACACGATAAAGAACACTTTCTCAAAatgttgtctttgttttctatCAGAACACGTTACCTTTGAACAGCAACAACCCACATTATCTCTTGAGCTATGTTTCCCTCTTGTATCTACAAACATGGACGCGTCTTGTTTTGCAACTTGCGACCAAACAAAAATCCACTGATGGAAAAGTGCATTTTTAATGTCAGTTTGCATATAGCTAATTTAGGGAGTCAACTGTAGCACATTAAACAGCATTAGACGTTACCTGTGAATGTCAAGACTGGTCATTTCATGGTGTGGCGTGGTCCTTATTTTTTGAGAAGTCGTTAGCTCAGAGGAGGTTAAACAAGCATTTCTTTCCAGTATAGCCCTACAGACATTCTTTTGCTAATTTCAATATTcatttcaataataaactttCAATAATTATTGACCGAgtgatgtgatttttttttgtgatttaagTTGGACGTTAACAAGTTAAACAGACACATTCCTattttttaacccttgtattgtcttcccatcgaccaAAATTGACCTGGTTTGGTTTGCCTatttataaagcataaagtagcCTGTAAATTATTCCCCATTTCTGTCTTACGTCTTCTTAGCCAACTTGATTCCAACTTATTACCATTACTCGTTTTATACTTCTGTTTGGAATGTGTAGTCACTGCACctcatttacatgaaattaTGCCTAATTCTTTAGTAAAATTAGCAGAAattctgaattattttgactaacagtTAAGATCAAAGGAACATATGTTTATGTATTACAGATTTTGACCCGGGTAGAACATGAAAGTAGTGATCATCAATATTTCTTTCAGTGTTGCATGTCATTTTTGGGGaaattttgttgaaagaaacttatatttctgatataaaaactttgaaaaacaggtcaaatttcaccagaagacaacacgagggttaaatgGCATAAAACATTCTGCCaactacagacagacacacagagcagcaggtaacacggagacgTCAGACCTGTAAAATGTTAGCTGCTAATTGTTTGCCGAAACTGATGCCATGTGgaaaattagaaaaaataatgtatttaaaataatgtttttgtggGCATCATGTGTTATCGATGGCATCTGTGCAGTTTTAACAGCCAGTCAATGAGTCATACAAACACTGCTGAGCCAACATCTCTGCAGACTTTGT is a window from the Perca flavescens isolate YP-PL-M2 chromosome 4, PFLA_1.0, whole genome shotgun sequence genome containing:
- the LOC114553679 gene encoding tripartite motif-containing protein 35-like, translating into MASIIEEDLSCSVCHEIFKDPVVLSCSHSFCKDCLQDWWTRTQIQKCPVCKRKSSRSQPPHNLALKNLCETFLLKKDQRGSAGSETLCNLHSGKLKLFCLDHQQPVCVICRDSKTHHNHRFRPIDEVAEDHKKELQKSLKPLREKLKLFKEVKGNCDQTAEHIKVQAGHTEKQIREQFKKLYRFLQEEEEARICALREEEEQKSQRMKEKIEALSREIAALSDTEERLRAEDVSFLQNYKAAVERVQQPPLDDPQLISGALIDVAKHLGNLSSNIWNKMAVMVSYTPVILDPNSAHPELVLSEDLTSVRREKRQKLPDNPERFNAFHPVLGSEGFDSGTHSWDVEVGDSAAWFLGVAAESVERKSTTWSGIWRIGFFNGIYKAFSPSASPTVLRIQKKLQRLRVDLDRDRGELSFSDFFTEKLFPYISNGDKFPIIILPYEDEDDNYD